In Procambarus clarkii isolate CNS0578487 chromosome 58, FALCON_Pclarkii_2.0, whole genome shotgun sequence, one genomic interval encodes:
- the LOC123767972 gene encoding transmembrane protein 254, translating to MSKSKKVPSNYFHLVNPLIIIVHIALFGLLLITYFKPEFFATNDFGPLSEYAHLVGTQYKFYLKLGLLVVLAVHILETLCAVYKCQKLRLTISVTIAWALQTLCLGICSLRYLLWLQRPSPAPTPKTPKQTKAKAKKQK from the exons ATGTCGAAGTCTAAGAAGGTCCCTTCCAACTACTTTCATTTGGTCAACCCATTAATCATAATTGTTCACATTGCACTATTTGGCCTCCTCCTG ATAACATATTTCAAGCCAGAGTTTTTTGCCACAAATGACTTCGGACCCCTCTCCGAGTATGCCCACTTAGTTGGCACACAGTACAAGTTTTATCTAAAGTTGGG ATTATTGGTTGTTTTGGCTGTGCACATCCTTGAGACACTGTGTGCAGTGTACAAGTGCCAGAAGCTGAGGCTCACAATAAGTGTTACCATTGCCTGGGCTCTGCAAACCCTTTGCTTGGGAATATGTTCGCTGCGGTATCTCCTCTGGCTGCAGAGACCGAGTCCAGCTCCAACACCCAAAACGCCTAAACAAACAAAAGCGAAGGCAAAGAAGCAGAAGTAA